The Theobroma cacao cultivar B97-61/B2 chromosome 2, Criollo_cocoa_genome_V2, whole genome shotgun sequence genome includes the window GCGGAGCCTAGCGAATGGGTCGGTTTCATTAAGGACAATTttgtctaatttttttttctcttgactaaaaacagttaaaattatagagaGGAGCATTCTAAAAAACGCTTTATGCATGAGGTCCATTCATGAAAAGTACTCTATAATATAACTACGATCAcataattttcaatatatatagcATAACATAATTACATATTCCATAATCAGAATAAACTAAGAATAATTGAATCAAACTCACAAATATTGATACTAAAACTCAAGTATATTAAGGTAGCAACACTTCATTAGATTCctaagttttcttttaaatcaCTCTTTGCAACAATCAAATTTTACGGTACTTGAGTCTTGATACATGAATAAGTGTTGTAGTGGAATAACTCACagtgtttaaacttatttttatttttcctttgaaataattaaatgaaGGTGTTTGTTAAATAAGGTCCTAGCCTTGGTAAGCTCTTTGTGAAtaaatttgatgaagaaaaactacTTCCAAACATGTACTATAGAAAACTagttaaaaaattgatatgaacttgttttattttaattattttttaagttggcCAACTTTATTACACGAATTGAATCTAATGATTGCTTTGAAAAATAGTTTAGAAAAGGCCATCAACATCTAGGCCGTTACAAGTAAACGTAAAGCTGTCCACAGGCGGCCTCGAGCTAGGAGGCTTTTAACCAGGCTTGCTATATTTAAAGCTAAACTCGACCTCTGCCTGGCCCGCCCATAGACGTGGAATTTTATTATTACAacgagaaaaagaaatttaaattaatattttcatatatatatattatattctatgaattttaatatatatatatatgtttatttattaaaaaaataataactttaatTTGGATTAGATTGGGTTGGCATCGGCTCTCACGCCTACCCTTTACACAGCTCAAAGACGTTATGATGATGGGTTCATTTCTACCGTAATTGTAACTTTTCATGTAATATTAGAATCATTTAATCCCAATCATGAATTTCGATATGAGGTACAGGGTTTACTTAAACTTTATATAGACTTCATGTGGGTCGTGCGTCCATAAATGGTAGAGATCGCATAATTGCGTATCCAAATTGATGATAAGTGAATCgaaagttatatattttaattattttagttatttttattttttataatttaaatgggtttttaattttatgaaataaattaagaGTCTGTTTGACTTATCTTTTGATtaacttaaaagttattaaaataaattatataaattttaattttgattaaaattatcataaaggGTATTCATGTCATATTCAATTATCTAATAAACTAAAGTTGAATAAGTCTGTTCCGagtttatatatgattttagatgttaaaataaaaaaaattcataaagaaaACAAGTTTCTAACTTGTATAGTAGTAAtagtattaaattttttgttgaaaaagaaatctttaaataatacatgaatgcagttttgaattttatgttttttttattaatttttgttaagaacaaaataaatcttaGATTTTGTCTATTCTGTTGCTAagtgtttaatttttttttttaattaatctttgtagagagagagagaggtaaaGGAGAAAGAGATCGTGATTTTACATTGAAGAAAAGTGATTTgtaaaaagagagaagagagggAGATTGATTGAGAGAGATGAGTATTTCTTGAAaagttaatatattttaaaaaaaataaaagaaagcttctttttgagttttttaaaaatcttcTTTGATCAAacttctatttttaaaatataaataaattaaaaaaaagccAGATCAAACAGATACtaagttaaaaatttagttcgATTCAACTTATTATTTGCACcgattattatattaaatcaTAAATAACGTTAAACAAAACAACTTagtcattattattattattattattattatttaatgcaAAATTTATCTCAAAGTGTTAAAGCAtatgaaagatatttttaccCAAATGATTGGAAAGGTGAAAAGTACAGTGAAAATTAAAGCATATGAGTATtaccttatttttcttttaatccaAGTGTTTATGTTTCAATCATGACAACTCAATCTACTTCAAATCAGGCGTCtattttcattatatataaatatatattgcaaaattttattacttcACTTaatatttcaacaaaaaattagGCTGGCCCAGCTCGCTTGACTACAATCACAAAAAAGCCGCCGATTGAACTCTCAAAGGAGTGCAATCATTTTGTAACTCAGCTGCGATTCTAGCAAAGAGGTTAGCCTTCCTATGTACAAAAAAGCATCACCACTCAGTTGAGAGTGAAGATTGAGGCAAATCTTTGAGCAGAAGTTGCAGGTGAGGAAGAAGTGACTGCTCCTTGGTTTAGAGAACCAAGAGAACTCAGTTGGTTAAGGTAGAAAATAACTCAATTTTAGTTAAATCATCCATCAAATGGTATCTTCCTAATCAAGCTTAGTGTTTGTTTTTGGTAGGTAAGCATCACAACATCTACCCTTTAGTATATGTAGCTACAGTTAATTGACGCATCTGACACGTTTGGGTTTAaccaaaagctttcaaaataGCCATGTTGAAAAACCAAGACTAGATTTCCACTTCTTCGTTATGGACAAGGCCTCAATCTTTCTCAACGTTTGTCAACTTTCCCGAGTATACAACATGACTCACAGTCACTGGTCTAAGTACTATACCAGCCGAATTTATTGAACACAACGTGTTCCACACGGACTAGAAATGGAGGTTCCCGTGAGGCCCAAGCACTGATTGCCCAGACCAACCCCCATATCTTCCTCCCCTTCTTATCTTCAtcaaaggaaaaggaaaactttGAAGATGGAAAACCTTATCGAGAAAGATAGGTCCCCCACTCCATTTTGGATTGGATAACTTGAACCTGAGTCAATGACATTGCGCTTGTGGAAGTGGAAAGATGGGCACATGGCCTCACTGATTAGCAAACTCTTGCCTTGTTGttgttgtcttttttttttttgagtttagGTGCCTTCATTATTGGCTTTTCTAAAGTATTTGCCATTATTGGCTCTTTGACAGCCTTTATCACAGCAATTAGTCAACTTTGATACCCAAAATTAATCTTGCTCAAATTTCACAGTGAAAAGATTTGCTTCTGAATTAGCGCGGGTGAAGTAAAGATTGCAACATGATTTCATCAAAGATTGAAGCTCTTTAATCAGACAAAAGCTTGACGTAATTTCAGCATACGGCCTCCTTGGTTTCCCATTTCCATGGCTTTGGTATTTGACTGAATCAGGGACTTGATCGTAATTATGAAACAAATAGCTTAATCACAGTATGGATATGGCATAGAGTTCtattcttttctattttgttttttagttTCCACTTCCTTTTACTTTGCCTGGACTGTAGATGGACATGAACATTTTTCCATCACGGACAATATGTGCTTTTCAGCTTCCTAACTTATCCACAACCATTTGTTTCCGTTTAATGCTTGGCTTATGCACATCACTTATTACATTTACTTTAACAAGGGAGAAAACATTTGTatgttaaaaagaaaaccaaaaaagaagaagaaagaaatcataagCATTCAGTAAAATTTTGGTGTTATCCGCAGCACAGGCTTAACGCCTAGGTAATTTCAGGACACCACTTTAGTGTTATAACTGCACAAAATCTTACTGCACCACCTCCACCTCActtgtttctctctttaaaacacAATCCAATCCAACCCCCCTCCAAAAACCAACGACaacatttatttgttttttcccAGCTTTCCCAACTGCCAAGGCAGCAGCCAACAGAAACTCACATGCCCCATTTGTCAACAAAACGTCTCTCCAAATTTGTCAATACATCAGACGCCGCACAATGCCTCTGTCCCTTTTCCTCTTCCATCTTTCCGTTGATAGGCCCCGCATAGCATTCGTTTCTCCACGTGTCAATCATGAAGAGGGCGGTGGCCACATGTGCCCCCATTATTCCTCACTTTTTGACTTCTCCCACTTCGACACCGCTACTCATAAAAACGGATGGGCCAAACTCGGACACAACCCGAACCCAGAATTATCAACAGCCGCTACTATTAACCCGGTCAAGCACGTCCTGCATTGGAACACCAACTTCCCCCAGTCATGTCTCTCCACGTGGCATGTCCCCATTGGTATAATCTCTGGAATCCGATGATGCTTTTAGTATAAAGAACCACGTTGGTCTGTGCTCTTTTCTTGGCAGTATAGTAAGTAGCACCCCAAGCCCAAACCTCCCGAAAAAGGATGGCGCGAAAATCCATCTCATATCCGGGGATTTTCCCGGTACTTGTCgcattttcttttgctttacTCGTCTTTTCTCGTCCAATTCTTGGCGGCCACGACTACCACGACGCTCTCCGCAAGAGCATTCTCTTTTTCGAAGGCCAACGATCAGGCAAACTGCCCCCAGATCAACGCGTAAAATGGCGCTGCGACTCCGCATTGCATGACGGCTCAACTGCTGGAGTACCTACTCCCTCCCAACTCCCTACATTTCCCCTTTACTTCAGTAAAAggtcaaaaaacaaaaaaaacctcTTCAGTTATAGTTAAATCATTAACGGCGTCTAATGTTTCGGTTTCAGGTGGATTTAACGGGAGGATACTACGACGCTGGAGACAACGTGAAGTTTGGGTTCCCAATGGCATTTACGACGACGTTATTGGCTTGGAGTATCATAGATTTCGGGAGGAACATGGGGCCGGAGTTAAAGAACGCCGTTAAAGCCGTGAAGTGGTCGACGGATTACCTGTTGAAAGCAACTGCAAAGCCTGGAGTGGTGTACGTACAAGTGGGAGATGCGTACTCTGATCATAGCTGCTGGGAAAGGCCGGAGGATATGGACACGCTTCGTACGGTGTACAAAATCGATAATTCGCATCCTGGCTCTGACGTGGCAGGTGAAACCGCCGCTGCATTGGCCGCTGCTTCCATTGTGTTTAGGTCACGTGACCCCGCTTACTCGAGGTTGCTCCTCAATCGAGCCGTTAGGGTGCGTCACTGTCACCACCTCAATCAGTATTAAacttaatattgtttttgcTCAGTGATTTTTAACTTACAGAGGATTCAGTAGTTAAAGTAAGTTTTCCTACCTTTTTACCGTCCGAAATGAGATCGACTTTACCTTTGCGTCTGTTAAGTTGGATCTCGAAATATACAGCTGCGTCTTTAGagtgctttttgtttttcagaAACTATTCTttgattaaagaaaaaggagatgTAACCATTTCATGTCACGGGTTAAGAATGTTTTTAacgtttttatttctttacatAACGATGCAATTTTACTATTTCGTTTTTTCAGTATCAAACCGTGCCTTAATAATTAGTGAATAGTAAAATGTTCGCTAAATTTGTTACTGTAGTAATATTGTAAGTACGATTTTAGGTGGCCTTTCATTTTGATGACAAATGAAGATCATGTTGGTTTTTCCATTAAATAGTAGTATATAGTATAGGATTTTATCGTGTTTATGGTGAAAATATCGCGAGAAAATGACCGTTGGGGAAAATGGTTTTTGCACTGTAGGTGTTCAACTTTGCTGACAAGCACCGGGGTGCCTACAGTGGCAGCCTGCACGCTGCAGTGTGCCCTTTTTACTGCGACGTGAATGGGTACCAGGTCAGATATGTAGATTTTTTTACCACTGCTGTTTTACAATAAATATGAACCGTTGGATTAAGTCATGAAAGTCTACAACTTTGACTGAAGGATCATATCATTGGGATTGGAATATAAAACATTTGCAGGACGAGTTGCTTTGGGGAGCCGCTTGGCTACACAAGGCCTCAAGGAAGCGCGTATACAGAGAGTATATAGTGAAAAACGAGGTCATCTTGAGAGCTGGAGATACCATCAATGAGTTTGGTTGGGATAACAAGCATGCTGGGATTAATGTCCTCATTTCCAAGGtgaacaaaaaaacaaagaaaaaccctCCCTTAATTAATCCCTGGATTATGTTTAATCATTTATAATCATACGAATGTTTTTTAATTGGGcggggtttttttttctttgtatatatatgtgtgtgcttatcaaattgtttttatttgtttatttgtctAGTGCagtgtttttgttcttcttgtCTTGTGATCTTTGTTGGGGTATGTAATGTAGgggtttgtttttatttaggttttttttctcctctctGGTtagaaatagaaagaaaaggtGTCTGAGTGTCACGTGTCTGTGGAATCAACTTAGATCATGGTTTTGGTGGACCTCACATTCTGTGGGGTCTCACATTTTTGAACCCCATTTCTGATGTCTTTTTAGACTTTTGATCAACTGAAAACAGTTGCAAGGTGTCAAGTGTTGGTCTTATTTTCAAGGCCACGAGGAAAAAGTTAGATTTTTTTCGTCAGATTTTAAACCAAAGCGAAGGTACTTGGTAGATAGATAGCCATACTTTCTATTGTTAACTTTCTCATCTCTTCTTTTATATATCCTTTTTCTTGCTATAGTTTctaacatgaaaaaaaaaaaaaaacacatcaaaatgaaaatgcaCAAAAAAAGATTTCCTTTGGGGTGGGGGAGAGGGTCCCTTACTGTGGGTCTATAATCTTGACCGTACTACTAATTAGATAAGATGTAATTGATCAATTAAAAGTtctaaataaaacaataatgtGACAGGGAAGAGGGTACGTGATTATTGCACGTGATGATGTGTGTAGCATAGAATTTGGGTTTCATGTGAGTATAATTTTTGGTTGACAACCCAATCTGGACATTCTCCTgaaacattaaaatatatttgggGCCAAAGAGGTTAATAAAGAAATGAGAACTAGAGCCCGTGACGGTAACATTGTCTTTTGAGAGAATTAAGTGGACTTAGGGTTGCTTTGGTGGTGTCTTGTCTCCTCAATCATTAACCAAAGTTTTGTGCTGAACTGGAGGTGGCATCAAAGTCTAAGCTTAGTCTGGCTGGGAGATCTGGCTTCTCGTGGGTCCCCAATCAGTGAGTTTCTGCTACATGCATGTGCCTAAAGGCTGGGGCGATGGTTCCTTCCCATGCTCACGCATTATATTTCCACGTTAACTTTTCTTGAAAGATGATAACGACTCGTTGTTAAGGACCTTTTCACTCTTAACATATTCtgatactatatatatatatatatagatatacaCACACATAGCTTACATGATTTCGTCCTATTCATGCATTTAATATGctttttattattctataTCATCCTCTATGTGCATGAACATtgaatttatgggtttttgCACTAACTAAAATTTATCAGGCCGTGCAGTATTATGCATTGAAGCTGATATATATGACAAACAAAACAAGTAgttcaatattattattaatgaaaataaaattatgtcaCAGGAAGTGCTGATGGGAAAAGCTGACTATTTCGAGTCCTTCAAGCAAAATGCTGACGGctttatttgttctttattGCCTGGAATTTCTCATCCTCAAGTTCAATACTCTCCTGGTAAATGGTTGTCTTCTTTTTGTCTACTTGAGCACATTGAACATTGATAGTAAAGATGATAgcctaaaatatatataacattaaaatcaCAGATCTCTGGTCGGGGGAAAAAAGTAccttataaattataaatggaAAAGCATATGATTAAGTTTGTCACATGTGTTATAAGGCTGGACCAGCTGTGTTGCAAATAATCGTTTTGTAATTAAGTGCTGTTTGCGGCTAAGCGATTGCTTGATCCAGGTGCTGTTCTgctgattaattaattaactcactccttttctctcttctcccCTGTCCTTTACATGGAAACAAAAAAGGTGGCTTGATCTTCAAGGCTGGAGGGAGTAACATGCAGCATGTAACGTCACTGTCTTTCCTACTTCTAGCTTATTCTAATTATCTAAGCCACGCTAACAAGGTGGTGCCATGTGGTGAAAGATCAGCCTCCGCTGCCCTTCTCAAACAGTTGGCTAAACGCCaggtaattaatttaatttattctttttcacattgttttttctataaaaaaatggAGGAAAAAAAGATAGTACCTTCCACCCTTTTATATTCACATCACAGTTAAATCGGGGGACCATATCCAAAATCAACGGCTAGATTTTGTCTTTATGATGCATAAGTAACTATATATGTTTGATATAAGAATGTTTGTTATGTATGTATGATCATCAAAAGCCCTCACGTGATCATGGGCTTTTCTTCTATCtctttgcccttgaatatacGTAAATAAGAAAAGGACCACAAATTAAATTAACGTGTGTTGATTTTTGCGGAAATTTTAGGTGGACTACATCTTGGGAGATAACCCACTAGGAATGTCGTACATGGTTGGCTATGGTGCACGCTTTCCTCAGAGGATTCATCACAGGGCCAGCTCACTGCCGTCGGTGGGGGCCCACCCGGCCCGCATCGGGTGCAAAGCGGGGTCTAGCTATTACCTAAGCCCAAACCCCAACCCCAATTTATTGGTGGGAGCAGTGGTCGGTGGGCCCAATGTGTCGGATGCTTTTCCAGATTCGAGGCCTTATTTTCAAGAGTCGGAGCCCACAACTTACATCAACGCTCCTCTTGTGGGCCTTCTTGCATACCTTTCAGCCCACCCTTGATTTCCGTAAAATGTAAAGTGCGAAAGGATGAGATGATAATTTGAGTGGTGTGCGAAATGGTCACCCTGCCTCTATTATTGCCATATGAAAAGATTCCAATTGTTTCCCAATTAACGAAGCAAGTTGCGTTGGTACACTAAAATCAGAGCATCCTTTTTTCCGTTGGGCAAACTTCTAAGATCATTGTCAAGTATGGTTATCATATCCAACCTTGTCTCTATAACGTGATGCCACCTTTAGCATAATACGAAAAAAGTGTAAATATTTAATCAGTAACTAGGCTAACCCCGCATGAAAGGTTATTCGGAGGCTCATTAACTTCTTCCTCTTGTCACCAAGGCGAAGCCTCGGCCCAACGAGCATCCTTGCTCTTACTGAGCCTGCATTTTAGGTGGCTATAGCCCATGAGAGCCACATTCATTACGTTCATCACTGACATAGTTTCTTCACTGCCATCCAAATCAACAAGACAATATTTCCAGCATTCTCCAGCACAACTACTTCGAATAGATTGAAGATATTTAACACAGCCAGCATCTAGATACCACCTACCACGACCCATGATCGATACGTTCACAATGCACAATGTAAATACATCCTGACTCTACAGATTTAAAAACTAAATCTTGACAAAATTTATTGCATTTATCACAATTAAGataacaataaatttttttcgtAAAAGTGAGAGAACGTGGatgatatatttatttgtagATGCTCCTAAGTCTGATAATGCTATCAACTTCTAAGTCACTTTGCTTGATTATGTTagaatattttcaaagccaacacataattaatttaatatataaaaaccaagTCATTGCACTACTAAGATTTAACTTTAAGAACTTCAAATCCTTAGGTCAGAATAAAAATTGGTGAAGCCGGCCGTGTTTTTCTTTGCTAAATCATCTCATTTTATTATTCTCGTACGAAAGATACATTAACAACAAGAAGGCCAAAACTTTTATTTATGAGCCAAGCATCACTCCACAACATATTGCAATATAATATAACCCTTTTTTCACACCCAGTTCAACTCAGTTTTGCACTCTGCGGCATCCCAATTCAGTGACAAAGATCCAGAAGCCATTCCCCATAACGATCAGTATATAATTGTTTTTCCCAATCTGTTTTCCACCACTTTTCACAAGAGACAGTATTGTACACTGCTCAAGCCATTCGCCTCACTTGTTCAAGTAAcaattggaaagaaaaaacatcTTGCTATTCAACAGAGAGCCATCGTACGTATAGGCCGCCCATAGAACATAAAACACACCAAAAAAAATCCATATATGAACCACATCCCCAATATTTCCAGtagaaaaatcataaaaaacaagCATACCTGCACGTACGTTAGTTTTTGTTGTTCACTGTCACAACCAGACCACAAACAGCTTTTCCTTGTCAATGCCTGCttttgctaaaaaaaaaaggcacaTCCATTAGCTTCTTGGAAAATAGCCAAAAGAATACACAGTCGACAGTCTCTCGTAGGGAATCAATATGTGGAAACAATTTCCAACTCTTCCATTGTCTTTTACCTGTGTTAAGGACCCAGTGCACCGTTGTGCTCGAATCTGATtcaatgattaaaaattttctgcaGAACCGTTATGAATTGCTAAAAATTTCCAAGGCCCTTTTGATGGCATACAGTTCTGCGAAGTTCGAATGATTGACACCAATAGGACCCGAGAACAATGGAAGGATGTTATCTTCTGCATTTCTCAATATTCCATCCACCCCTGCGGGTCCCATTTTCCTCTTGTAGACTCATCCGTTTTGagttttagaaaattaattcGGGGTTGTTTCCATTTTGTGCATCTCCTTTTGGCcatattcatattttcttatgaCCTTAAGCATCAACCTTGGATTAGTCCCCGTACCAAGTGGATTCCATCACAATATATTTCCACTCCCTCAATTGACTTCACTCAAAGGATAGACAGAAGTTTCACAAATGACACCACATTCTCCCAATCCCATTTTTTGCCTCTGAAAACTGTTTCGTTCCTAGCCCTCCACAATGTCCATAAACCTGCTCCACATATCAACCACTATCTCCTTGCACCCTCTCCTTTTCCCCCCTAGGTGAGCATTGTTTAAGAAACTGCGAAATAGTTTGGGAGTTCTTCACCTTTTGAATATTGAGAACATCTCTACGCATCTTTGACATCCTCCCAAGATTAATATGAAGAAGGAATCCAATATTCTTGTGTTGACACCCCATATTTATCATCAATAACTTTCCTCCAAAGTGAGTTTCGCTCGCATCCATACTGCCATTACCATATACACAATGAAGCTGGATTTTGTCGAGTAAGTTCATGATTCCTAGATCTCCCTTAACCTTCAGTTTTTACGTAAACAACATCCCACTTCACCTTTGCCATGATGACTTGAGTTTTCGGCTCCTATTCTATAGCCTCCCATTTTGCTAATCAAGATAAAGTTGTATAAGGGTGTGCAAATGATAATGATATTAAGTATACTTGTCCATGGATCGAGTTGCCCACTAGGTTCGTTTCGAGCTAGGCACATGATTTTTAGGCCTTAGGTTCGATCAATTTGagatattattatattaataaaaaaattgttaatttaattttaattcaactatatgttgaaaattattaacataaaaatattttttaatatttaaaataaatttaatttaattaggtAGGCTTGGGCCAACCAAGCCCAGGCCTGAGTGAGCTTTTTAAAGTGATTAATTAGTCCGGCCCAATTCATATACAGGTTTTGCATCTTGATACGCAGCAAAAACAGAGATGGAAAGACTGAATGCAATCCTAAGAGTAATTAGTCCAACTTTCCTTGGGTCAAGTTTTGAAGTGAATTTATCACTACTAAAGATTTTGTTAATGgttgaaaattaagaagaggTAAGTTGCCC containing:
- the LOC18609839 gene encoding endoglucanase 8, with protein sequence MARKSISYPGIFPVLVAFSFALLVFSRPILGGHDYHDALRKSILFFEGQRSGKLPPDQRVKWRCDSALHDGSTAGVDLTGGYYDAGDNVKFGFPMAFTTTLLAWSIIDFGRNMGPELKNAVKAVKWSTDYLLKATAKPGVVYVQVGDAYSDHSCWERPEDMDTLRTVYKIDNSHPGSDVAGETAAALAAASIVFRSRDPAYSRLLLNRAVRVFNFADKHRGAYSGSLHAAVCPFYCDVNGYQDELLWGAAWLHKASRKRVYREYIVKNEVILRAGDTINEFGWDNKHAGINVLISKEVLMGKADYFESFKQNADGFICSLLPGISHPQVQYSPGGLIFKAGGSNMQHVTSLSFLLLAYSNYLSHANKVVPCGERSASAALLKQLAKRQVDYILGDNPLGMSYMVGYGARFPQRIHHRASSLPSVGAHPARIGCKAGSSYYLSPNPNPNLLVGAVVGGPNVSDAFPDSRPYFQESEPTTYINAPLVGLLAYLSAHP